In Thermobaculum terrenum ATCC BAA-798, the DNA window TGTCTAGAATTAGTCCTGCAGTATTAGGATTGTTACTTATAACTGTAGGGTTAGCTGCGGTCTCCACGGGCTGGCGATTATTATTCGTGCTTTTTTGGTTGATACTTGGAGTAACGGCTGTAGCTTGGCTCTGGGTAGTCTTGGCATTTAGAGGACTCAAGGTCGTTCGCCCAGAGCCTACTCTTAGGGTGCAGGTTGGTGACGTTCTGCGCGAAAGAGTATCATTTATCAATACTTCTAGAATTCCCAAGCTGTGGCTGGAAGTGCATGATGGTGGCGATTTACCAGGTAGAGATACAGGAAGCGTAATTACTGTCCCCTCTAAGACCGAAAGGCGTTGGTGGAGAAGAACCGTCTGTGAGCGTAGAGGAGTATATAGGTTAGGTCCACTGACAGTTACTGCTTCAGACCCTTTCGGAATATTCTCTAGAACTATTCAAATAGGTAGATCCCACGAACTAGTAATTTATCCTCAGATAGTTACAATATCCGACTTTCGGGTGCCTGCCTTGGAGCTTCCTGGGGGAAGCATAACTCAAAAGCGTACTTTTCAGGCTAATCCTTATGCTAGCTCAGTAAGGGATTACAATCCTGGTGACAGTCTTAGTCACGTCAGCTGGAAAGCTACAGCTAGGCATCAGCGGCTAATGGTCAAGGAGTTTGAGTTCGATCCAGTCTCTGATATATGGCTTGTGCTTGATCTTAATCGAAGGTGGCATGTTCCAACTGCTAGCCATGAATGCCATGTCAGGGATGATCCATCTAGAAGGTATCTCAACTCGACGGTCGAGTATGCAGTTACTACTGCCTCCTCCTTGGCATCCTACCTTCTGGAAAGGGGTAGGAGCGTAGGACTTATTACATGGAGTAAAGATAGGTATGTGGTGCTACCTGATAGGGGTATAAAGCAGTTGTGGAAAATACTGGATGTCCTGGCATTAGTAGACGTAAGCAGTGGACCAAGTCTAAAGGATGTCTTGATTCATAGTCAACCTTTATTCGCTGGTAATTATTCGATAGTAGTAATTACTCCCGATATCTCGAGGGAATGGGTTGCGGGTTTGGCACTAGGACGGGGCCGGTACGTACAGTTTGCTGAAGTAATAATAGAATCTAGGAGCTTTGACAAAAGGGCTCCAAGGCCCGCTTATTCGCTAAACACTTCTGCGGCCAAGTCAGTGACTTACGTTCTTCGCAATGGAGATGACATAAGTTACATGTTGGGAGAGCCTAGCTTGAGCTATTCGCGTTCAGGGGATGCTAGGAGGAGAGCTATATGAGGCTATCAGTAAGGCCCAGGGATATATTTGCGACCTTCCTATTACTACTGATGGTCGTTACTACGGCAAACTCAATAAAAGAGGCTCAATGGGCTCCAGGTCTCCAGATATTAATATGGGTTGCAATATTTGGTACCTTGATAGGCTTCTTTCTTTCGAGAAGTAGTATAAGTCCTGTCAAGGCCCATGTTTTAGCCTTTATACTTGGGTTCTTTATAGTTACCTGGCAAACTGGGAGAACCTTGGATCCGGTCGTTCTGGATGGGGAGGCCAGAAGTTCAGTAGTGCTAGCACACCTGCGAGAGTGGATATCTATAGTTATGGATGGAGGGCGGAGTTATGATCCGCTAGTTTTCATATTTGTTATGGCATTTATAGTTTGGCTCTTGGCCTACAACAATGCCTGGTTTGTACTCAATTATGGATGGGTATGGTGGGCAATCATACCTACTGGTGTAGTTATATTAGTTAATGTAAGCTACAGCCCTGCTAGGGACTACGCTACCTTTGGTATATTCCTATTTTTGTCTCTTCTCCTTATGATATATTCTCATTTCTCTAACAGCTCAGAGAGATGGGCGCGTGAAGGGGTATCTTACGATTCAAGTCTTCCAACGAGGCTATTCCTGGTAGGGACAGCTATATCCATATTACTTTTGATGTTAGCCTGGAGGGGACCAGATAAATTAGCGGCCAGTGCGTTGCAATCTGCTTGGAAGAACATAAGCACCCCGATTCATAAGTTGCAGGATGGTTGGGAGAGAGCTTTCGCTTTCCTATATGGTGCTCGGCCCTCAAATTCTGGCATTGGTGGAGGCTTTGCAAGCTTCACTAGTAACTTTCGCCTGGGTGGACCTTTGAATCTGGGGAATAGAGTGGTCTTTATTGCCTTAGGAGATCCTCTGCAGTATTGGCAAGCTGCGGCCTACGATACATATACGGGGACAAGTTGGGAGCAATCAAGCGCTGAAAATCCAGAGGCTTCTGTCAAGGTAGAGTCTCCTCAGCTAGTTCCCAAGGACCAGCTTGGACCTTTAAGGGACGGTTTACAAAGGGTGGATCAAGAGGTTACATTGAGGATTCCTCTAGGACATACTCTTCTTGCTGCAGATAGAGCTGTTTCTTTTGACAAGGATGCCATATGGGATCTGTCAAGGGAGAAGGTAACGGGTAGATGGTCTATAGATTCCCGCAAAGAGCCCTCCAATGCTGCTGAGTACTCTGACGAGTTGGTTCGGCTGCGGGATTTAATCCTGTCTATAGGTCCCGATAAAATCCTTCGAGCGACAGCAGATGGTGTTGTCTTCAGGCGAAATATTATTAGTCCGACACCTACAACCGAGCAATCTCAAAATTATCAGGACTCTGAGTTCTATCGACTTCGAGCTGGCGCGAATGAGTTACAGTCTTACATGCTTGGCCTAAGAGAGGATGGACTCGAAACTACTTACAGGTACTCACGGGGTGAGGGGATTATAACCTTCTCCTACTATAAGACCAATATTCGAGACATTATGAGCGTGACTGCTGTGGACCCATTGGAACCCGGTCAAACTTATAGGGCTACTTCCATAGTTGCCAATCCTACAGATGCCCAATTAAATAAGGTAACGCAACAGCCTCCTCAATGGGTCAAGGATAAGTACCTGCAGTTGCCCCCGGATTTACCCGATAGGGTAAGGCAGCTGGCTTTAGATATTACAAGGAATGCCAAGACCACTCATCAAAAGGCCAGCGCCATAGAAGCATATCTTCGCAAAATGAAGTATAGAGAGGACATGCCTCCCACACCTGAAGGTGAGGACTTCGTAGATTATTTCCTCTTCCATCAAAGGGAAGGATACTGCACCTACTTTTCATCGGCCATGGTAGTAATGCTTCGTTCTATAGGTATACCTGCACGTGTGGCAACTGGTTTTGCTCCGGGCAAATACGATAGCCGTATTGGTAGGTATGTCGTAACAGAGTCTCTAGCTCATGCCTGGGTGCAGGTTTACTATCCTGGGTACGGGTGGGTCAATTATGAACCTACGCCAGCTAGGCCCGAAATCAATCGTTCTCCTGCAATTGGTGGAGGGACAGTTGCTCCTCAGGCTCCAGATAGAAATGCTGTTAATCCTGATGCAGTCAATCGGGCTGCCGGTCAGGGAGGATCAAGTCAAGAGATAGCTAATTCGAGAGATATCTTTGACTTCATGCGGATACCTTTTTACGTATTGTCGTCGCTAATAATACTGGTAGCAGCATGCTATGGTGTATTAGTGTTCCAGCTTCGTGGACTCTCTGGCGCTAGGAGGCAATACGCTAAACTGATACGCTTGGCGTATCTCATAGGAGTTATACCAGCTAAAAGTAAGACTCCAAATGAGTTTGCAATGCAACTGTCTTCAGCAGTGCCTGGAGCTTCTGATGCCGTAGATAGAATAACTAGCAGCTACGTAGAGGAGGTGTACGGGCATAAAATCGTGAGTGCTAGCACGCTAAAGAATGATTGGAGGATCATTCTGCTAGGTACTATTCGAAACATACCCAGCTATTGCTATCGCTGGCTGATTAGGATAGGTAACACGCTAAGAAGAGAATAATAATAAAACAGCGCTATTTCTTGTTTTTATGTTGCTTGTAGTACTTCTTAGGCTTGGGAATTGGTCTGGATTCGATCTGCTCTCTCTCTTTCTGGATCTCAATTCGCTCTTGTTGCAATTCTTCTTCGAGCGCAGCTAAGTCGTTATAAATAGACATGTTGCCCAGAGCCTCAGGAGTTTTCATGAGCTCGCTCAGCACTCTTAGAGTGGACGTATGCTCGCTTCCCGCTACTTTACTAGCCAAGGATATGTACTTGTCCATCATTTTAAGCGTTTGGGGACTTGCACTTCTTGCTTGAAGTCTTTCCTTTATTCTTAGCATGTTGCTGTAGATGTTCATTGCCATCTCCCTTCAATATCATAAGACCTGTATATTCTACCTTAGCATGACTAGTGCTAGTGATTTTTCAGGGACTTAATATCTCAGCAAGGAGCAAAACGAATGGTTACACATACAACTGATGAGCAGCATCCAGCTACTGAAAGCCATAGACCAATACCGTCTGGCACATCATGCTTTTACTGTGGCTATCCCCTACAGGGCACCATAGTAGCTTGGTGGGGGAATGGTGCGGACATATACCTACATCCAAGTTGTGTTGTTGAACTTACGATCAGGATGCTTAGAGACGTGCACGAGATAGAGTGTCAAACGCAAACCGCTATAACTGGTGGCCATAGTTCTGTGGGAAGGACTTAAAAACGCTGCCAATCGGGCTTGGAGTAGCGCCCGATTGGCAGATTCCAATTCAGAGGCAGTGCTGTTTATAATTCTAGACGAACAGCGGCTCCATGTGCCTTCTAATGACTAATCTTTGCATTTCCTCTTCAGTTGGTGATTGTCCGGTGAATCTATCAGCTGCGTCTAATACTTTAGGCAGGAGGTTTATATCTCCTACACTGTTGAGAAAGATTCCCGGCCTGCTTAGCACCCACCACACTGCTAGGTCTATATCTTCCTGCTCGGTTAGCGGAGCATACCATGTAGCTGCTGTTCTGGGCTGATCTCCCCATGGAGCTTGGGTAATGGACTTAATAGTCTGTACTGCTACGTTTCTCTCTTTGCATATGGCTAGCAACTCTTCAAAATCGCGTGCATAATCTGTATTTTGCATTAGTGGATAGTTGTAGGGAAGTAGCACCGAATCAAAGTCATATCTTTCTAGAGATCTTATGTGCATTCGGGCTACTGTAAGACCATGCCCGGTTACACCTATAAACCTTACAAGTCCTTCTTCTTTTGCTCTAATAGCTGCCTCCAGCGCGCCTCCTGGACCCATGGCTACATTCCATTCCTCTGGGTCCACTAGGTTATGGAGCTGAATAAGATCCACTTGATTTACTCTAAGCCTTTCAAGCGATCGATGTATCTGGTCGTATGCTTCCTGAAAAGTGCGCTTTTCGGTTTTAGTGGCTAAGA includes these proteins:
- a CDS encoding DUF4129 domain-containing transglutaminase family protein; the encoded protein is MRLSVRPRDIFATFLLLLMVVTTANSIKEAQWAPGLQILIWVAIFGTLIGFFLSRSSISPVKAHVLAFILGFFIVTWQTGRTLDPVVLDGEARSSVVLAHLREWISIVMDGGRSYDPLVFIFVMAFIVWLLAYNNAWFVLNYGWVWWAIIPTGVVILVNVSYSPARDYATFGIFLFLSLLLMIYSHFSNSSERWAREGVSYDSSLPTRLFLVGTAISILLLMLAWRGPDKLAASALQSAWKNISTPIHKLQDGWERAFAFLYGARPSNSGIGGGFASFTSNFRLGGPLNLGNRVVFIALGDPLQYWQAAAYDTYTGTSWEQSSAENPEASVKVESPQLVPKDQLGPLRDGLQRVDQEVTLRIPLGHTLLAADRAVSFDKDAIWDLSREKVTGRWSIDSRKEPSNAAEYSDELVRLRDLILSIGPDKILRATADGVVFRRNIISPTPTTEQSQNYQDSEFYRLRAGANELQSYMLGLREDGLETTYRYSRGEGIITFSYYKTNIRDIMSVTAVDPLEPGQTYRATSIVANPTDAQLNKVTQQPPQWVKDKYLQLPPDLPDRVRQLALDITRNAKTTHQKASAIEAYLRKMKYREDMPPTPEGEDFVDYFLFHQREGYCTYFSSAMVVMLRSIGIPARVATGFAPGKYDSRIGRYVVTESLAHAWVQVYYPGYGWVNYEPTPARPEINRSPAIGGGTVAPQAPDRNAVNPDAVNRAAGQGGSSQEIANSRDIFDFMRIPFYVLSSLIILVAACYGVLVFQLRGLSGARRQYAKLIRLAYLIGVIPAKSKTPNEFAMQLSSAVPGASDAVDRITSSYVEEVYGHKIVSASTLKNDWRIILLGTIRNIPSYCYRWLIRIGNTLRRE
- a CDS encoding aldo/keto reductase; the encoded protein is MIGKQTFGRTGHPSSRVIFGAAALSNVTQEEADRTMETIIEYGVNHIDTAASYGESEKLLGPWMEKHRNQFFLATKTEKRTFQEAYDQIHRSLERLRVNQVDLIQLHNLVDPEEWNVAMGPGGALEAAIRAKEEGLVRFIGVTGHGLTVARMHIRSLERYDFDSVLLPYNYPLMQNTDYARDFEELLAICKERNVAVQTIKSITQAPWGDQPRTAATWYAPLTEQEDIDLAVWWVLSRPGIFLNSVGDINLLPKVLDAADRFTGQSPTEEEMQRLVIRRHMEPLFV
- a CDS encoding DUF58 domain-containing protein; the protein is MSRISPAVLGLLLITVGLAAVSTGWRLLFVLFWLILGVTAVAWLWVVLAFRGLKVVRPEPTLRVQVGDVLRERVSFINTSRIPKLWLEVHDGGDLPGRDTGSVITVPSKTERRWWRRTVCERRGVYRLGPLTVTASDPFGIFSRTIQIGRSHELVIYPQIVTISDFRVPALELPGGSITQKRTFQANPYASSVRDYNPGDSLSHVSWKATARHQRLMVKEFEFDPVSDIWLVLDLNRRWHVPTASHECHVRDDPSRRYLNSTVEYAVTTASSLASYLLERGRSVGLITWSKDRYVVLPDRGIKQLWKILDVLALVDVSSGPSLKDVLIHSQPLFAGNYSIVVITPDISREWVAGLALGRGRYVQFAEVIIESRSFDKRAPRPAYSLNTSAAKSVTYVLRNGDDISYMLGEPSLSYSRSGDARRRAI